ATGTTGTTTTCATAGAAGTTCGTTTTGGTGAACCGCTATGATGATTTATTTTGCCCTTGCTATCTCTCTGCCTGATTTTATTTTTTCAACATCTGCTTGTTTATTCCGAATGTTTTTTACCTTTGTTGCGAAAGTCCTAATACGATAATAGCGTGTGGGCTTGCGGATACAATCAATCTGGAGAACTAGGAGATGGAACAACTATTGATAAATATATTCCAATAAAAGTACTGGGATTATGTAATGATGTAAACTCCGTTTCAACAAGTGTCAATAGCATTGATATCATTTTTTTTCCAAATCCCTTTTCCACCCAAACAACTTTGCAAACAAATACTCCATTACACAACGCAACTCTCACGGTTTACAATTCTTTCGGGCAGGAGGTGACACAAAGTGTCATTCCGAGCGGAGCGAGGAATCTCACAATCACCCGCGATGGTTTACCAAGCGGAATTTATTTTCTGCGCTTAACTGCCCTCTCCCTTCCCTCCTCCAGCGGGGGAGGGACACAGGGTGGGGGCGGTGAGGTCTTCACAGGCAAACTTGTAATCACTGACTCCCGATAGTTATCGGGATAATTTTCTCGGCAGACGAAAGGCACTACCGCCAACACGCGCTTGCCTCAATGGCGGCTGACGAGCAAGTTGAAAGTTTTCTGCTTTCTATTATCTTTGTTGCGTGGGACAGTTTCGTAGTTCTAAATCGCCACTTCTCCAACTTGCAAACCGTTATGCCCAATGCTATGACGACCGACTATTTCAGACAGCGTGTAACATTATCGGTGGACAGTTCGTCACACTTTTACAATTTAAGACAATTAAACCTTTCAGACAAATGCTCGTCAATACATTCCATATCTAAAGCAAAATAATCATGAAAAAAATATTACTCTCCTTTTTCATCTCCATTATTTTTATCTCCCATATCTCCGCCCAGCTCTCTAATCGTTTTTACTGTGGTGGAAATGCCTATGTGGCGCAAAGCACGGGGGCATATTGTTCCAATACCTTCAGGGCGTGGAGAGATATTCAGAAATTTTCTACCTCCTCTTACTATTGGAACTACACAGATTCCGTAATTCAATCCAATCAGTCGGTGGGGCTGCATACCATGATTACTCTTAAATGCACCAATCCCTTTACACCTAATGATACAGTACCGGGAACTCCTGCATGGTGCTTTGACCAAAATCAAACCAGCGACAATGCTTCGGCATGGTTTCCTCAGGGAACAGATACAACACTCTGGAAAAATTTTGTGAATGCAATTGTTGAAAGATACGATGGGGATGGCACAAGTGACATGCCCGGATTAATTTATCCCATTACCGAATGGCATGTTATCGGGCAGGAGTGGCAGCGCATCTGGAGCAGCGACCAAGCTCTTGATACTACATGCAACTTGTTGACTAAAGACACTTCTCTTGCCAATACAAAGAAGTTTGTGCAATTGGTCAATATGACTTACACGGCTATAAAAAATCAAGAACCGGGTTCGGGTTCTGAAGTAAGTTTTGCCGGCATTGATACAAGAAATCAATCTGAAGCTTTTTATGACGGATATTTTCCGCAAACAACTTTGTGCAAGAGCGATTGCATCAATCCGCCACAAAATGTTTCTGCATCGCAACTTGCCGCTGCGCCAAAGTTTTTGCAGACCCGAAGAAATGTGATGTATATTTTTAAGAACGCAAAATTTGATGAGGTGGATTTACATGAATACGGAAGATGGAAAAATATTCCCGACATAGCCAAATGGGCAAAAGATTCAGCGCAGAATAAACGGGTTACCTTTTTGGAAGGCGGGGGTCCATTCTGTCAGGCATGCGAAAATATTTATCACGCGGTGAATGATACTGACGGAAGATTGCCCGCGCTTTTGGTGAGAGACAACGCTTCGTATGTTGTTTACTATTTCATCACTGGGTTTTCCGCGGGAGTTAAAAAAATGCACTGGAACGCAGGGCCCGAATACAGTGACTGGGGTTCCACTTGGGGCGATCTTGATTTGCGAACAATCAATCGCATACACAAACCCTCTTTCTATGTTTATCGCTGGCTGGCAAAAACTCTTTTCTCCAATACTTCTGCCGATACAGTTGTGCGCATTATAAATGCAAATCAAAATCTTTATCATTATCAAGTTCAGCAGTTGCCGACATTTGTTCCATTTATTGATGTGGCTTGGTCAACAAATACAACAGACAGTATAATCGTGAGCGGAACAGGAACTCTATACACATGGGATATTCCAATTACTTGCGATTCACTTTATCCGACTGCCTGCGATTCTGTTTTTCCGATGAATACTTTTTCTGTTTCAGGTTCTCACACCATCGCGCTAAACAACGGTGTCCCTGTTTTTTACAGTTGGAATAATATTTTGACTGGAACAAATCAAATTGAAAATTACAAATTACAATTATTTATTTATCCAAATCCATTTAATTCTTCGACAACTTTGCAGACAAATTATAATTTCAAAGACGCAACCTTGACAGTTTACAATTCTTTCGGGCAGACAGTTGCGCAAATAAAAAATATCAACGGGCAGACAATCACTTTCAATCGTGATAATTTGCCAAGCGGGATTTATTTCCTTCGGCTCACAGCTCCCTCTCCTTCTCAAGGAGAGGGTGGGGGCAGTGAGGTCTTCACAGGCAAACTTGTAATCACGGACAAATAAAATACAATGAAAAAAAAACTATCAGCCACCGGACTGATCCCGCATTTCGCGGGACTCATCATCCTGACAGTGTTTTGCGGAATTGTAAACGCACAAAACACAGTTTCAGTAACTGTTAATGCAGGAACATCCTCTGGACTTCTGTCACAACTTTGGGGCGACCATTATGACCTTTCAATGACACACCCGTGGGGAAGTTTTACGACAGACCCAAATTTTTTACCGCTCATGCAGCAAGTGCAGCCCCGTTACTGGAGATGTTCTGTGGGTCGTTGGGAAATGGGATACCCTGCTCCGTTCAGCGGAAACCCGAATGATACAACTGTTTTAAAAACTATTCCGCGTGAATATTACAGAGGGGGAAATGACCTTACTTCGGCAAACAACCCTGCTAATTATTACTTCACCTATTTAGATGACCAACTGACAAAAATAGAATTGACGGGCGCCAAGCCCTATCTCTGTTTTGACTATATGCCCTTCACTTTAAGTTCGCAGCAGAATCCGAATAATCCCAATAACGATTCTGTAGCGGGAGGTTCTTTTTCAAATGGAATCCGCACAGCGCCTCCTTCTAATCCCGCAGTTTATGCGCGTGTTGTCAGAAATACCATCAGGCATTTAAAAGGTCTTTTTGCAGGCACAACCGATTTTGGAATAAAATATTTTGAAATAGGAAACGAACCTGATGTGCCTGCGCCCAACGCATATTTCTGGACAGGAACAGTTACTGATTTTTATAACATGTACAGCGCCATCATTTCAGAAATAAACAGCGACCCGCAACTTGTTAACTCAATTAAAATTGGCGCAGGGGCTTTTTCAAATGCCACCACTCCAACTTTTGCAACTGCTTTCATGAACAGTATTTCATCCAACAGCACCCGCCTCGATTTTCTTTCTTATCATTCCTATTCCGACTCGCTTAATTACCACTACTTCTCTTTAATGAACATGTCGAACTTGCGGAATGCGCATGCTCCAAATGCAGAATTGATTAACTCTGAATGGGGAAGATTACTTAATAATTCTTCCGACACAGTTTACGACCATATAGAACATGGTGTATTCAGGGCACAGGTTATGCTGCTGATGGAAAGTTTTGGAGTGAAAGTTGCAACCGAAGCGGTTTTTATTGACCCTCCAATTCCTGCCCCAAACAAACTTGGTCTTGTTTTTTCAGGACCTATTGCACCTAAACCTGCAACCGATTGTTACATCGGTTTAAATAAAATGAATGACTGCCTGAATGCACTGCCTGTTACCACTGTTCCTTCTACGGGCGAGTTTGTTTATTCAGGTAAGGATTCGGCTGGAACAAAAGTTTGCATAGTGTATGTTGGCGATGACCCCGGAGGATTTACTAAAAAAGTTAATCTGCAAATAAATAATTTGCCTTGGGGAAGTTCAACATATTACATGTATCAATATGAAGTTTCTGAAAACACATGGTCGCTGAATCAAGGAGTGAAATTGCAACGGTCAGATACTCTTAATGGTTCAATATTTAACGATTCAATTATCTATGGTCCGGGACCGGGACAAGGTCGGCTTTTAATATGGAAGTTAAGCACCGCACCATTAACGGGGATACAAAATTTAGAAAATCTAAATGGTATTTTAATTTATCCCAATCCTTTTTCTTACACGACAACTTTGCAGACAGACAATCCTTTGCACAACGCAACTCTCACTGTTTACAACTGCTACGGGCAGGAGGTGACACAAAGTGTCATTCCGAGCACCCCGCAAAGCGGGGCGACCGTAGGTCGGAGGAATCTCACAATCACCCGCGATGGTTTACCAGGCGGAATTTATTTTTTGCGCTTAACTGCCCTCTCCCTTCCCTCCCCCATCGGGGGAGGGACACAGGGTGGGGGCGGTGAGGTCTTTACAGGCAAATTAATAATCACCGATAAATAATTTACCATAACAAAGAGCAGAATGAATCCAAAGGTTGATTGGTATTTTATTAAATCGAAAAGATGGCAGGAAGAATTGAATAAATTGAGAAAGGTCGTTCTTGGCTGTGGTCTCACCGAAGAATTGAAGTGGGGAGTTCCTTGTTATACATTTCACAACAGTACATCGTTTTAATACATGCGTTTAAAGAATACTGTGCGCTTTTGTTTTTCAAAGGTGCCTTGTTGCGTGATGCCAATGGTATTTTAGTGCAGCAAACAAAAAATGTGCAGGCAGCGCGCCAAATCCGCTTCACCAATCTTCAGGAAATAGTTGAGATGGAAACTATCTTGAAAAAATATATTCATGAAGCCATTGAAGTGGAACAAGCCGGTTTGAAAGTGGAATTTAAAAAGACAAAAGAATTCAATATGCCCGAAGAATTTCAAAACAGATTAAATAAAATTCCCGCCCTGAAAACTGCTTTTTATGCATTGACACAGGGACGTCAAAGAGGATACCTTCTTTATTTTTCTTCAGCCAAACAATCCAAAACCCGCCAGACAAGAGTTGAAAAATGCAGGAAGCAGATTCTGAAAGGAAAAGGATTAGATGATTAGTTTAAAAAATTAAATGATTGGGTGGTTTAGACCTGACAGGTTTTCAAAACCTCTCAGGTCTTGCCACCACCTGGTTACTGCTGAAGCACCGCCTTCCTCTTCGGGTAATCAATATTGTAATGCAAGCCCACGCTTTCTTTTCTTTGCATTGCATACTT
Above is a window of Bacteroidota bacterium DNA encoding:
- a CDS encoding T9SS type A sorting domain-containing protein, whose protein sequence is MWACGYNQSGELGDGTTIDKYIPIKVLGLCNDVNSVSTSVNSIDIIFFPNPFSTQTTLQTNTPLHNATLTVYNSFGQEVTQSVIPSGARNLTITRDGLPSGIYFLRLTALSLPSSSGGGTQGGGGEVFTGKLVITDSR
- a CDS encoding T9SS type A sorting domain-containing protein, with the protein product MKKILLSFFISIIFISHISAQLSNRFYCGGNAYVAQSTGAYCSNTFRAWRDIQKFSTSSYYWNYTDSVIQSNQSVGLHTMITLKCTNPFTPNDTVPGTPAWCFDQNQTSDNASAWFPQGTDTTLWKNFVNAIVERYDGDGTSDMPGLIYPITEWHVIGQEWQRIWSSDQALDTTCNLLTKDTSLANTKKFVQLVNMTYTAIKNQEPGSGSEVSFAGIDTRNQSEAFYDGYFPQTTLCKSDCINPPQNVSASQLAAAPKFLQTRRNVMYIFKNAKFDEVDLHEYGRWKNIPDIAKWAKDSAQNKRVTFLEGGGPFCQACENIYHAVNDTDGRLPALLVRDNASYVVYYFITGFSAGVKKMHWNAGPEYSDWGSTWGDLDLRTINRIHKPSFYVYRWLAKTLFSNTSADTVVRIINANQNLYHYQVQQLPTFVPFIDVAWSTNTTDSIIVSGTGTLYTWDIPITCDSLYPTACDSVFPMNTFSVSGSHTIALNNGVPVFYSWNNILTGTNQIENYKLQLFIYPNPFNSSTTLQTNYNFKDATLTVYNSFGQTVAQIKNINGQTITFNRDNLPSGIYFLRLTAPSPSQGEGGGSEVFTGKLVITDK
- a CDS encoding T9SS type A sorting domain-containing protein, which produces MKKKLSATGLIPHFAGLIILTVFCGIVNAQNTVSVTVNAGTSSGLLSQLWGDHYDLSMTHPWGSFTTDPNFLPLMQQVQPRYWRCSVGRWEMGYPAPFSGNPNDTTVLKTIPREYYRGGNDLTSANNPANYYFTYLDDQLTKIELTGAKPYLCFDYMPFTLSSQQNPNNPNNDSVAGGSFSNGIRTAPPSNPAVYARVVRNTIRHLKGLFAGTTDFGIKYFEIGNEPDVPAPNAYFWTGTVTDFYNMYSAIISEINSDPQLVNSIKIGAGAFSNATTPTFATAFMNSISSNSTRLDFLSYHSYSDSLNYHYFSLMNMSNLRNAHAPNAELINSEWGRLLNNSSDTVYDHIEHGVFRAQVMLLMESFGVKVATEAVFIDPPIPAPNKLGLVFSGPIAPKPATDCYIGLNKMNDCLNALPVTTVPSTGEFVYSGKDSAGTKVCIVYVGDDPGGFTKKVNLQINNLPWGSSTYYMYQYEVSENTWSLNQGVKLQRSDTLNGSIFNDSIIYGPGPGQGRLLIWKLSTAPLTGIQNLENLNGILIYPNPFSYTTTLQTDNPLHNATLTVYNCYGQEVTQSVIPSTPQSGATVGRRNLTITRDGLPGGIYFLRLTALSLPSPIGGGTQGGGGEVFTGKLIITDK